The Mytilus galloprovincialis chromosome 2, xbMytGall1.hap1.1, whole genome shotgun sequence genome has a window encoding:
- the LOC143063828 gene encoding D-beta-hydroxybutyrate dehydrogenase, mitochondrial-like: MDITIVYRMLMFFFLSFLTINICIDYYVYLISLLVLKITYSYIEPKFRELLPVDKKAVLITGCDTGFGHFISIRLAKDGFIVYAGVLDLNGRGANKLKDRKLPNLHLVQLDVTNSVQIQEAVNRVQKTSGGLWGVINNAGFGIPGDIEFCLLDHYRKCQEVNLNGQIAIVKAFLPMIRKSKGRIVNVSSVMGRFPWPGRSNYVITKHGIETMTDSLRLEMAKFGVGVSMIEPGAFSHATGFCSDEVCKQLKKYVDDMWNASTPEMKETYGEKYAYLVYQMFLEFNADYKEANAEKVLVPIMDAMVDSLVNIRPKPRYLVPGGTGLYDIFALYAIFNPYLPEFISDFIISRHTGCYKSIAEQTK, from the exons TTGAAAATAACGTACAGTTATATTGAACCAAAGTTTAGAGAACTTTTGCCTGTGGATAAGAAAGCTGTTCTCATTACTGGATGCGATACGG GTTTTGGACACTTCATCTCTATTCGACTAGCTAAAGACGGTTTTATAGTGTATGCTGGAGTATTAGATCTAAATGGAAGAGGGGCAAACAAATTAAAAGATAGAAAGTTACCGAATCTGCATTTAGTACAGTTAGATGTAACAAATTCCGTGCAAATACAGGAAGCAGTAAACCGTGTACAGAAAACATCCGGAG GTTTATGGGGAGTTATAAACAATGCAGGATTTGGTATACCTGGAGACATCGAGTTCTGTTTACTAGACCATTATAGAAAATGTCAGGAAGTTAATCTGAACGGTCAAATCGCAATCGTCAAAGCTTTTCTACCAATGATTCGAAAATCTAAAG GTAGAATTGTGAATGTATCCAGTGTTATGGGGAGATTTCCATGGCCAGGTCGTTCAAACTACGTTATTACTAAACATGGAATAGAGACCATGACGGATTCCTTACGATTAGAAATGGCAAAGTTTGGCGTCGGCGTATCCATGATAGAACCTGGAGCATTTTCCCACGCTACTGGATTTTGTTCTGATGAAGTA tGTAAACAGTTGAAAAAATATGTTGATGATATGTGGAATGCGTCTACACCGGAAATGAAAGAAACTTATGGTGAAAAGTATGCTTATTTGGTATACCAGATGTTCTTAGAGTTCAACGCTGACTACAAGGAAGCAAATGCGGAGAAAGTTCTCGTTCCTATAATGGATGCCATGGTTGATTCTTTAGTCAATATTCGACCTAAACCACGGTATCTTGTTCCTGGTGGAACTGGCTTGTATGACATTTTTGCT CTTTATGCAATCTTCAATCCATATTTGCCAGAGTTCATCTCAGATTTTATCATAAGCCGTCATACAGGATGTTATAAATCCATAGCTGAACAAACCAAATAG